The Deltaproteobacteria bacterium genome includes a window with the following:
- a CDS encoding winged helix-turn-helix transcriptional regulator, whose protein sequence is MKDTGLLDWEKLEEAAAIFKSLGHPLRLRMVEILEHGEMSVKELQSRLGTQQSHTSQQLNRMKTLGLLKARRQGNQVFYSVARPAVFKILDCLRKDSQEDLQNVSGDLYHG, encoded by the coding sequence ATGAAAGACACTGGTCTGCTCGACTGGGAAAAGCTGGAGGAGGCAGCTGCCATCTTTAAATCACTGGGACATCCACTTCGCTTGCGAATGGTTGAGATCCTGGAGCATGGTGAAATGTCGGTCAAGGAGCTGCAGAGCAGGTTGGGCACGCAGCAATCTCACACTTCACAGCAGCTCAACAGAATGAAAACACTGGGCTTATTGAAAGCCAGGCGGCAGGGAAACCAGGTTTTCTATTCTGTGGCCAGGCCAGCAGTGTTCAAGATTCTGGACTGCCTTAGAAAAGATTCACAAGAGGATCTGCAAAACGTATCAGGAGATTTGTATCATGGCTAG